One part of the Sorangiineae bacterium MSr11954 genome encodes these proteins:
- a CDS encoding serine/threonine-protein kinase, which produces MSSCESNRVEAGPSGKPTEEQQREVGGSDTVTEPSPPARHDLAGPLTMGERVGRYVVVDWLGEGGMGVVYAAHDPELDRTIALKILRAGASDTEVDHGERLLREARAMARVGHPNVVTVFDAGFHGDRIFIAMERVSGTTLREWLQAKKRPWREVVQVFVEAGRGIAAAHAAGLVHRDFKPENVLIGRDGRVRVSDFGLARADAGAPTVRDSHAPSEDGANARRVAHDPSLAFGTPAYMSPEQLRFEHAGAASDQFSFAVALYEGLYGERPFAGMTLPERGRNIMEGRISEVPKGSDVPSWLRKAVVRALAGHPSVRHPSMNALLEAIGRNPRRAWRRRGVWIAWAALTVLVFFGARNLWRPSEPKCSGLDRKLSGVWDDARKRAVHDAFRATGLPYAEHTFKTVSGALDTYARDWVRGRVDACEATWVRGEQSSERLDARMECLDERLNELNALAGVYTRADAATMQNAVGAAQSLVQPARCADARALPSNAGAPSNPAMAARVFALRTALAEAKALRDAGHFKEAMASMQPAVSEALAIGEASLETRALRLHGDLLIQTGSPPKEAEAELYRAAWAADRAHDDAARAEAWIDLLYVVGHLQLRANDLHLINGEAISAIARAGSNQELEIARRRRLASAYREQGRFAEARAELEPALAMARAHFGPESRELAACLLDAGWLLHVLGENAAAREHVEGGRAIYERLLGSDHPNIAVALNRLGAILSAERKYAEAEMHFRRALAIAESVHGGVHSVVAVYLDNLADALTARQKYGEAIVLHTRALGISERLYGPEHSELVSSLLGLGITYFESGDTASARLHLERALRLCTDGIDPQFRADVQFHLAKALEPRQVARARSLALAARDTYRDGQAESAAALPRLEAWLAAHPAGR; this is translated from the coding sequence GTGTCATCGTGTGAATCCAATCGAGTCGAGGCAGGCCCCTCGGGCAAGCCGACCGAAGAGCAACAGCGGGAGGTCGGTGGCTCGGACACCGTCACCGAGCCTTCTCCGCCGGCGAGGCACGATCTCGCCGGACCGTTGACGATGGGCGAGCGGGTCGGCCGCTATGTCGTCGTCGATTGGCTGGGCGAGGGGGGGATGGGGGTCGTCTATGCGGCGCACGATCCCGAGCTGGATCGCACCATCGCGCTGAAGATTTTGCGCGCGGGCGCGAGCGATACGGAGGTGGATCACGGCGAGCGGCTCCTGCGGGAGGCGCGGGCCATGGCGCGCGTGGGACATCCCAACGTGGTGACCGTGTTCGACGCGGGCTTTCACGGAGACCGCATCTTCATCGCCATGGAGCGGGTGAGCGGCACCACCTTGCGCGAGTGGCTCCAAGCGAAGAAGCGGCCGTGGCGCGAGGTCGTGCAGGTGTTCGTCGAGGCCGGTCGGGGCATCGCAGCCGCGCACGCGGCCGGTCTGGTGCACCGCGATTTCAAGCCCGAGAACGTGCTCATCGGCCGTGACGGGCGGGTGCGCGTAAGCGATTTCGGGCTGGCGCGCGCGGACGCAGGTGCACCTACGGTGCGCGATTCGCACGCGCCGTCCGAAGATGGCGCCAATGCGCGGCGCGTCGCGCACGATCCGAGCTTGGCATTTGGAACACCGGCCTACATGTCGCCGGAGCAGCTTCGATTCGAGCACGCCGGCGCCGCCTCCGATCAATTCAGCTTTGCCGTGGCGCTCTACGAGGGATTGTACGGTGAGCGCCCCTTCGCCGGCATGACCCTCCCCGAGCGCGGCCGAAACATCATGGAGGGCCGTATCTCGGAGGTGCCAAAAGGGAGCGATGTACCCTCGTGGCTGCGCAAAGCGGTCGTCCGCGCGCTCGCGGGCCATCCGTCCGTGCGCCATCCTTCGATGAACGCGCTGCTCGAGGCCATCGGGCGCAATCCGCGCCGGGCGTGGCGGCGGCGCGGGGTGTGGATCGCGTGGGCCGCGTTGACTGTACTTGTTTTTTTCGGTGCAAGGAACCTATGGCGCCCCTCGGAGCCAAAATGCAGCGGCCTCGATCGCAAGCTCTCGGGGGTGTGGGACGACGCGCGCAAACGAGCCGTCCACGATGCATTTCGCGCGACCGGGCTCCCTTATGCCGAACATACCTTCAAAACGGTGAGCGGCGCGCTCGATACCTATGCGCGCGATTGGGTGCGCGGGCGGGTCGACGCGTGCGAAGCCACGTGGGTGCGCGGGGAGCAGTCCTCGGAGCGGCTCGATGCGCGCATGGAGTGCCTCGACGAGCGGCTCAACGAGCTGAACGCGCTGGCCGGCGTTTACACGCGCGCGGACGCGGCGACCATGCAAAACGCGGTGGGCGCCGCGCAGTCGTTGGTGCAACCGGCGCGCTGCGCGGACGCAAGGGCGTTGCCGTCGAACGCGGGCGCGCCGTCCAACCCCGCCATGGCCGCGCGCGTCTTTGCGCTCCGAACGGCCCTGGCGGAGGCCAAAGCGCTGCGCGACGCCGGGCACTTCAAGGAGGCGATGGCGTCGATGCAGCCCGCCGTCTCGGAGGCGCTCGCCATCGGCGAGGCGTCGCTCGAGACACGCGCCCTGCGCCTCCACGGCGATCTCCTCATTCAAACGGGTAGCCCGCCGAAGGAGGCCGAGGCGGAGCTCTATCGCGCGGCGTGGGCCGCCGATCGCGCGCACGACGATGCGGCGCGCGCCGAAGCTTGGATCGATCTTCTGTATGTCGTCGGCCATTTGCAATTGCGCGCGAACGATTTGCATCTCATCAACGGGGAAGCCATTTCGGCCATCGCTCGGGCGGGCAGCAACCAGGAGCTGGAGATCGCGCGGCGGCGGCGCCTGGCGTCGGCGTATCGGGAGCAAGGTCGCTTCGCGGAGGCGCGCGCGGAGCTGGAGCCGGCGCTCGCCATGGCCCGCGCGCACTTCGGGCCCGAGAGCCGGGAGCTCGCGGCCTGTCTCTTGGACGCGGGGTGGCTCCTGCACGTCTTGGGGGAAAATGCGGCCGCGCGGGAGCACGTGGAGGGCGGTCGCGCCATTTACGAGCGCCTGCTCGGGTCGGATCATCCGAACATCGCGGTCGCCCTCAATCGATTGGGCGCCATTCTGAGCGCCGAGCGAAAATATGCGGAGGCGGAGATGCACTTCCGGCGGGCGCTGGCGATCGCCGAGAGCGTGCACGGCGGCGTTCACTCGGTGGTGGCCGTGTATCTGGACAATTTGGCCGACGCGTTGACGGCCCGGCAGAAATACGGCGAGGCCATTGTCCTGCACACGCGGGCGCTCGGCATCTCCGAGAGGCTGTACGGGCCGGAGCACTCGGAGTTGGTCTCGTCGCTGCTCGGTCTGGGGATTACTTATTTCGAATCGGGTGACACCGCGTCTGCGCGGCTGCACCTGGAACGAGCCCTCCGACTTTGCACCGACGGAATCGATCCCCAGTTTCGCGCCGACGTGCAATTCCATCTGGCCAAGGCGCTCGAGCCCCGGCAGGTGGCGCGCGCGCGTTCCCTCGCGCTCGCGGCCCGCGACACGTACCGCGACGGCCAGGCGGAGAGCGCCGCCGCGCTCCCGCGGCTCGAAGCGTGGCTCGCGGCGCATCCGGCGGGACGCTGA
- a CDS encoding c-type cytochrome, which produces MGFVAIAFVAMADTVGTRTTSSVAVSIFAPLGEPLPGIDSEARVRFERGRAVATRRFLPSEGLGPAYNATSCHGCHEKPVTGGAASRYRGAPLEQHSKTEHIAPFKHHFTATSVEPREGNPRTAHLPLPFFGVGLLAEIPAEEIISRADPSDRNHDGIRGKVNFERGFIGRFGRKAQMSTLRGFVRLALLDQMGVTTSPVPPLYMRERYSPAELPTSDADSAPDPELGSDDLTNLLAFVALLAPPPPDAPTRETRAGEETFRAAGCTSCHVPSLRGPRGPIPAYTDLLLHDMGQDMADGVVVGEANEREFRTTPLWGLGAAGPYLHDGRADTLDEAIRAHGGEGLRAAQTYAALSERERGALLAFLRSLGGSGYRPDGLLPKNAPVPAAGAPGGPLAALSQAERARFVRGRDVFDHDFRRSEGLGPFFNGDACRSCHFDPAIGGAGPSDVDVVRHGILGADGVFELPASGDTMAHRFGLAGRSPFIDAKANLFERRQTPTIFGAGLVDAIPEESIRALADAQDRDGEVRGTVSVLAGGNVGRFGWKGQMASLSDFVEDAFTNELGLPTSELAKALGPSAFDDVVYFLGKLAPPMRRALPPEMAARGEAAFSAAGCASCHTPMLRTRAGEPVPLFSDLLLHDVAPKNAPLIVQNGTRSFRTPPLWGLPSTAPYFHDGMSETIEAAIVRHDGEAKRSRERYGAMKEDDRAALLALLHSL; this is translated from the coding sequence TTGGGGTTCGTCGCCATCGCCTTCGTGGCCATGGCGGATACCGTCGGGACTCGTACGACGTCGTCCGTCGCGGTGTCGATCTTCGCACCGCTCGGCGAACCTCTCCCCGGCATCGATTCGGAGGCCCGCGTTCGGTTCGAGCGCGGGCGCGCCGTGGCCACGCGCCGCTTTCTGCCCTCCGAAGGGCTCGGGCCGGCGTACAACGCCACGTCGTGCCATGGGTGCCATGAAAAGCCGGTCACCGGCGGCGCCGCCTCGCGCTACCGCGGGGCGCCTCTGGAGCAACACTCCAAAACGGAGCATATCGCACCGTTCAAACATCATTTCACCGCGACGTCCGTGGAGCCCCGAGAGGGAAATCCGCGGACGGCGCACCTGCCGCTTCCATTCTTCGGCGTGGGGCTCCTGGCCGAAATTCCGGCCGAGGAGATCATCTCGCGCGCCGATCCGAGCGATAGGAACCACGATGGCATCCGTGGAAAGGTCAACTTCGAGCGCGGCTTCATCGGCCGCTTCGGACGCAAAGCCCAGATGTCGACCCTTCGAGGTTTCGTGCGCCTCGCGCTGCTCGATCAAATGGGGGTGACGACGTCACCCGTCCCGCCGCTTTACATGCGCGAGCGCTATTCGCCCGCCGAGCTCCCCACCTCGGACGCCGATTCGGCCCCCGATCCCGAGCTGGGCTCGGACGATCTCACCAACTTGCTCGCGTTCGTGGCGCTGCTCGCGCCGCCGCCGCCCGATGCGCCCACCCGCGAGACGCGCGCCGGCGAAGAGACGTTTCGCGCGGCGGGCTGCACCTCGTGCCATGTGCCCTCCCTGCGCGGTCCGCGCGGCCCGATACCGGCTTATACCGATCTTCTGCTCCACGATATGGGGCAGGACATGGCCGATGGCGTGGTGGTGGGCGAGGCGAACGAGCGCGAATTCCGCACCACGCCGCTGTGGGGTCTGGGCGCCGCCGGGCCCTATTTGCATGATGGGCGCGCCGACACCCTCGACGAGGCCATCCGCGCGCACGGCGGCGAAGGACTTCGCGCCGCGCAAACGTACGCGGCGCTCTCCGAGAGAGAGCGCGGCGCGCTGCTCGCGTTTCTGCGATCGCTCGGCGGGAGCGGATATCGCCCGGACGGCCTCTTGCCGAAGAACGCCCCCGTGCCGGCCGCGGGCGCGCCCGGCGGGCCTCTCGCCGCGCTCTCCCAGGCGGAACGTGCGCGCTTCGTACGCGGGCGCGACGTGTTCGATCATGACTTCCGAAGGTCCGAAGGGCTGGGGCCCTTCTTCAACGGCGATGCGTGCCGGAGCTGCCACTTCGATCCTGCCATCGGCGGCGCAGGCCCGTCCGACGTGGACGTGGTGCGGCACGGGATCCTTGGAGCCGACGGTGTCTTCGAGCTGCCGGCGAGTGGCGACACCATGGCGCACAGGTTTGGCCTTGCGGGTAGATCCCCGTTCATCGACGCGAAGGCCAATTTGTTCGAGCGACGGCAGACGCCGACCATCTTCGGGGCGGGGCTCGTCGACGCCATCCCCGAGGAGAGCATCCGCGCGCTCGCCGATGCGCAGGACCGCGACGGTGAGGTGCGCGGCACGGTCAGCGTCCTCGCGGGCGGCAACGTCGGCCGCTTCGGATGGAAAGGGCAAATGGCATCGCTCTCGGACTTCGTGGAGGACGCCTTCACCAACGAGCTCGGGCTTCCCACGAGCGAGCTCGCGAAGGCCCTCGGCCCCAGCGCCTTCGACGATGTGGTGTACTTCCTGGGCAAGCTCGCGCCGCCCATGCGCCGAGCGCTCCCGCCGGAGATGGCTGCGCGCGGAGAGGCTGCGTTCTCGGCCGCCGGGTGCGCGAGCTGCCATACGCCGATGTTGCGCACGCGCGCCGGCGAGCCTGTACCGCTCTTCAGCGATCTGCTCCTGCACGACGTGGCGCCCAAGAACGCGCCGCTCATCGTGCAGAACGGTACGCGTTCGTTTCGCACGCCGCCGCTCTGGGGCTTGCCGTCGACGGCGCCGTACTTCCACGATGGGATGTCCGAGACCATCGAGGCCGCCATCGTGCGGCACGACGGTGAAGCCAAACGAAGCCGTGAGCGCTATGGTGCCATGAAGGAAGACGATCGGGCCGCGCTCCTCGCGCTTTTACATTCGCTTTGA
- a CDS encoding PQQ-dependent sugar dehydrogenase, producing the protein MQTSTEVNVQQKRLSTFRRLAQIKLVTRLPILIFAGSLGIACAGQNQNDIDDARNDRDRDVQSEETGSTDESSEALAPGDPGAVRQIASTNEVPWGLAFLPDGSALIAGRNTYNVIRVAPNGQTAVVGRIPNGGPRGSEGGALGVALSPNFATDHWVYFFHTAPNDNRIVRIKYENGQLVASSHSVVLTGIARASIHNAGRLRFGPRDNMLYAGTGDANNRPNSQNVNSKNGKILRLTPEGGIPADNPFPNSYTWAYGLRDPQGLAFDSQGRLWVSEFGQDTWDELNLIQKGGNYGWPTCEGRCSTSGFINPVQQWRTSEASPSGLAIVKDVLYLASLRGQRLWVMTINGNTTTAPRAFFQGTYGRLRTVEPAPGGGLWLTTSNNDGRGSGAAAQILDVALQ; encoded by the coding sequence ATGCAAACATCGACCGAAGTAAATGTGCAGCAGAAGCGTCTTTCGACATTTCGCCGATTGGCGCAAATCAAGCTAGTCACGCGATTGCCGATTCTTATCTTCGCAGGCTCGCTCGGAATCGCCTGCGCTGGCCAAAATCAAAATGACATCGACGACGCCCGAAACGATCGCGATCGCGATGTTCAATCCGAGGAGACGGGGTCGACCGACGAATCGAGCGAGGCGCTCGCACCTGGCGATCCCGGCGCCGTCCGGCAGATCGCCAGCACGAACGAAGTTCCGTGGGGTCTCGCATTTCTGCCGGATGGCTCCGCGCTCATCGCGGGGCGCAACACGTACAACGTCATCCGCGTCGCGCCAAACGGGCAGACGGCGGTGGTCGGAAGGATCCCCAACGGTGGGCCGAGAGGCAGCGAGGGCGGTGCATTGGGGGTGGCGCTCTCCCCGAATTTCGCGACCGACCATTGGGTTTACTTCTTTCACACGGCGCCCAATGACAATCGCATCGTACGCATCAAGTACGAAAATGGGCAGCTCGTCGCGAGCTCCCACAGCGTGGTGCTCACCGGCATCGCGAGGGCGAGCATCCACAACGCGGGGCGTCTGCGCTTCGGGCCCCGCGACAACATGCTCTATGCGGGCACGGGCGACGCCAACAATCGTCCCAACTCGCAGAACGTCAACAGCAAGAATGGCAAGATCCTCCGCCTGACGCCGGAGGGCGGGATCCCCGCGGACAATCCCTTCCCGAACAGCTACACCTGGGCTTACGGTCTGCGCGATCCGCAGGGTCTCGCGTTCGACTCGCAGGGCCGTCTCTGGGTGTCGGAGTTTGGTCAAGACACCTGGGACGAATTGAACCTGATCCAAAAGGGCGGCAACTACGGTTGGCCGACCTGCGAAGGTCGCTGCAGCACGTCGGGATTCATCAACCCGGTGCAGCAATGGCGGACCTCCGAGGCTTCACCCAGCGGGCTCGCCATCGTCAAAGACGTTTTGTACCTTGCGTCCCTTCGCGGTCAGCGGCTATGGGTTATGACGATCAACGGCAACACCACCACCGCGCCCCGCGCCTTCTTCCAAGGTACTTATGGACGGTTGCGTACGGTGGAGCCAGCACCCGGCGGTGGCCTTTGGCTCACCACCAGCAACAACGATGGCCGCGGCTCGGGCGCGGCTGCTCAAATTCTCGACGTTGCTCTTCAATGA